In Dermacentor variabilis isolate Ectoservices chromosome 7, ASM5094787v1, whole genome shotgun sequence, a genomic segment contains:
- the LOC142588883 gene encoding ipis-1-like — protein MEKGASQKAEQPSQKQQQQQQARPPGSVQSCASSAKPMAPVQATDEPEQRQERVAVTPEEVTALAPTMTSALLAFTIELHQKLREVGGSKNVLFSPFLAAGALIALFHGARGRAARHLARLLHLNESDAPRAVAYFARCHDQLFASWPNHHRQGFSATHDLALIRDRNLNMQAAYVASLSPWCRTEPDFFEADMGSAVIRMDLWIRALTAFAFREYAVFEFPPNTGRDPVLLVSIAVLFVKGRWRHRFEPGFGDFHETPSKMRAVRVMRRHGKFRIGEGSWA, from the exons ATGGAGAAGGGTGCCAGCCAGAAGGCCGAACAACCGtcccagaagcagcagcagcagcaacaagcgcGGCCACCGGGGTCCGTCCAGTCGTGTGCGTCTTCGGCGAAGCCCATGGCTCCCGTTCAAGCGACCGATGAACCCGAACAACGGCAGGAGCGAGTGGC CGTGACCCCGGAGGAAGTGACGGCCCTGGCCCCGACCATGACGAGCGCTCTGCTCGCCTTCACGATCGAGCTGCACCAGAAGCTGCGCGAGGTGGGCGGCTCCAAGAACGTCCTCTTCTCGCCGTTTCTCGCCGCGGGCGCCCTGATCGCGCTCTTCCACGGCGCTAGGGGTCGCGCGGCGCGCCATCTCGCGCGTCTGCTGCACCTGAACGAGTCCGACGCTCCGCGCGCGGTCGCCTACTTCGCGCGCTGCCACGACCAGCTGTTCGCCTCGTGGCCCAACCACCACCGGCAGGGCTTCAGCGCCACGCACGACCTGGCGCTGATACGCGACCGGAACCTGAACATGCAGGCCGCGTACGTGGCCTCGCTGTCCCCCTGGTGTCGCACCGAGCCGGACTTCTTCGAA GCGGACATGGGCAGCGCCGTCATCCGCATGGACCTGTGgatccgcgcgctgacggcgttCGCCTTCCGCGAGTACGCCGTGTTCGAGTTCCCGCCGAACACTGGCCGCGACCCGGTCCTGCTCGTCTCCATCGCGGTGCTGTTCGTCAAGGGCCGATGGCGGCATCGCTTCGAGCCGGGCTTCGGCGACTTCCACGAGACGCCCAGCAAGATGCGGGCCGTGCGCGTCATGCGCCGGCATGGCAAGTTCCGCATAGGTGAGGGGTCGTGGGCGTGA